From Primulina tabacum isolate GXHZ01 chromosome 2, ASM2559414v2, whole genome shotgun sequence, one genomic window encodes:
- the LOC142537684 gene encoding uncharacterized protein LOC142537684, whose protein sequence is MGSTDPSVAEEWIKSLESIFSYLHMEDADKVTCAIFLLTKHARIWWESASVALPARPLTWDTFKSTFYNKYFSKDVRAKKASDFLNLKQGTMSMAEYIQQFEAGVQYAPYIAHDDTSKGEHFMRGLRFKFKRDVRMSKVVTYGEIVERALMAEQDEPDIDRDRQQQRQQYFQKSQGTGQGKKTDSKGTRPEEHRGKGPPPRKEKDRPPCPKCGKLHGGECVQGSNVCYRCKKPGHLARNCPGSSEKVQGRLFSMIKEEVDADTSMITASTTETQLAIALPSGQELQADQIVRGCQIYVQGHQMYAELIVLKMTDFDVILGMDWLSKCRVTIDCGIKMIKFALVGAEPFTVASADTNVVCEFPEVFLDDVTGLPPDREIEFVIDVKNVKFVWNKACDHSFQELKAKLTSAPVLAIPEGPGDFVIYSDASKQGLGAVLMQHGKISPLKGILRFGKKGKLSPRYIGPFEILERIGDKAYRVALPPNLSNVHNVFSCFLATEIFGQSFSRSSLRTIGAYIESLV, encoded by the exons ATGGGAAGCACCGATCCGTCAGTAGCAGAAGAATGGATTAAATCATTGGAGTCCATCTTCTCCTACCTTCATATGGAAGATGCTGACAAAGTAACGTGTGCCATCTTTTTGTTAACGAAACATGCAAgaatatggtgggagagtgcaagTGTGGCATTACCTGCGAGACCATTGACATGGGATACATTTAAGTCCAcgttttacaacaaatatttcagTAAAGATGTACGAGCCAAGAAAGCCAGCGATTTCCTCAATTTGAAGCAAGGAACCATGTCAATGGCAGAATACATACAACAATTCGAGGCTGGAGTCCAATATGCACCATATATTGCACATGATGACACAAGTAAGGGCGAACACTTCATGCGGGGACTTCGCTTTAAATTTAAACGAGATGTACGGATGTCGAAAGTTGTTACCTATGGGGAGATAGTGGAAAGAGCACTTATGGCTGAACAGGATGAACCAGACATTGACAGAGACAGACAACAGCAAAGGCAGCAGTACTTTCAAAAGAGCCAAGGAACAGGACAAGGCAAAAAAACCGATAGCAAAGGTACTCGACCAGAGGAACATCGTGGCAAGGGTCCCCCTCCACGTAAAGAAAAAGACAGACCACCTTGTCCTAAATGTGGCAAACTTCATGGCGGGGAATGTGTGCAAGGTTCCAATGTTTGTTATCGTTGCAAAAAGCCAGGGCATCTCGCCAGGAATTGTCCAGGGAGTTCTGAGAAAGTACAGGGACGCCTTTTCTCCATGATTAAAGAGGAAGTGGATGCGGATACATCGATGATCACtg CAAGTACAACAGAGACACAACTCGCTATAGCCTTACCTTCCGGGCAAGAATTACAGGCAGATCAGATTGTGCGAGGGTGTCAAATATATGTCCAAGGCCATCAGATGTATGCTGAATTGATAGTTTTGAAAATGACCgattttgatgtgatattgggaatggattggctctcaAAGtgcagagttactattgattgtGGCATAAAAATGATCAAGTTTGCACTAGTAGGAGCTGAACCATtcacagtagcaagtgcag ATACAAatgttgtttgtgaatttcCAGAGGTATTTCTTGATGATGTAACAGGCTTACCCCCAGATAGAGAGATCGAATTTGTGATTGATGTTAAG aatgtgaaatttgtatggaaCAAAGCATGTGATCACAGTTTCCAAGAGTTAAAGGCAAAATTGACATCAGCACCAGTCCTTGCTATACCAGAAGGACCAGGAGATTTTGTGATATACAGTGATGCTTCGAAACAAGGTTTAGGAGCAGTTTTAATGCAGCACGGGAAG atatcaccaTTGAAGGGTATTTTACGTTTTGGTAAGAAGGGAAAAttgagtccaagatatatcggtccatttgaaatcttggaaagaataGGAGATAAGGCGTACCGAGTTGCTTTACCACCGAACTTGTCAaatgttcataatgttttttcATGTTTCCTTGCTACGGAAATATTTGGCCAATCCTTCTCACGTTCTTCATTACGAACCATTGGAGCTTACATCGAATCTCTCGTATGA